The Pyxidicoccus sp. MSG2 DNA segment TCCGCGTCCTCGCCGGAGAACGCGCTCGCCGGGCCGGGATTGACGTCCTTCAGCAGCTCCGTCCCCGCGGGCATTCCGTCACTCACCCAGGGCTCGTAGCCGAGCGAGTCGTTGAAGGCCATGAAGAGGAACGTGCCGCTCGACTCCGCGAAGAGCGTCGGGCCCGAGCCCTCCAGCCCGGGGCGGATGTCCCGCAGCAGGAAGGCCGGCGGCGCATCCGGCCTGGGATGGGGCCTGCTCTCCGCCCCGGCTTCGATGCCAGGGCCACTCTCCGCCAGGGATGCGGCGGGAACGAGTGCCACCGCGAGCCACAACGACCAGGGCCATTTCATGTCTTCCCCTCCTCACGCGGCGGGTGCCGCGATGGATGGGGAATCTGGGAGCCCGTTTGTGACAGCCCATCCTCCCCGGGGTGGCCCCGGGGGAGTGACGCAGGACACTGCCCCCTGTCCGGAGGGAGCCCTACTCCGCGCCGCCGGCGCCCTGGGCGACCTTGCGCTTCGGCCGCGCCTCCAGCACGCCCTTCACCTTCAAGTCATCGAAGGAGCACTCCAGGTTGCGACACCCGAGCGCCACCTTGCCCACGCGGTCCTCCAGCTCGGGCAGGAGCTTGCGCGCGAAGCGGTCGTTGTTCAGGAACGCCTCCACCAGGACGCCGCCGTTCTTCATGCGCTGCATCTGCAGGCGGACCAGGTAGGGGCCGTGCGCGGGCAGCGGCATCTCGTCCTCGACGAGGTTTTCCGTGTCCAGCGCGCTGTTGCCCACCACCTCCTGGCCGTCGTCCGTGAAGTAGCGCCACGCCAGCCGCATCCCCGCCCCGGGGATGGCGAAGGCCGACACCTGCAGGTCCTTGATGCGGAACGCCAGCTCGCCGTAGTGCTGGGCCTCCGGCTCCTCGGGGTACTGCTTCCCGAGGGGCTTCACGTTCATCAGCACCTCGGCCCGGAAGTCGTTGATGGAGAAGTAGCGGTGCGCCACGTACGCGCGAGGCACCAGCCGCTGCCCATCCGACTCCTTGCCGCCCTGGATGGCCTGGAGCTGCCCGTCCACCAGCCTCCACTGGCCGCTGTGGACGTTGATCTCCTCTTCACCCTTGTCGAAGCCCACCTCGAAGCGCAACGGCCCGCCGGGCTTCGCCGCGTCCACCAGGTTCACCGAGGCGAAGACCTCACCGTAGGTGTTCGGAGGCCAGTGCTTCTCACCAGCCGCCACCTGCACGCCGTTGGTGCCGATGACGACCCGGTCGTCCTTGCCCAGGTGCAGGCTCATCGGCCCCACGAACTCGCGCACCGCGAAGCCCAGCAGCGCCAGCCCGCCCACCACCGACAGGCCCGCCCGCACCCGCCTCCAGCCCATCTTCACCCGGCGCGACAGGTGGCTCCTGGAACGCGCGACCGCCGGCACCACGCGCCCCTCCACCTCGCCCTCGGACATCCCCGGCGCGGACGAGTTGGAGATCATCGCCTCCATCGCCGCGCACAGCTCGCCCGCCGTCGCGTAGCGGGCCTCCGGCTCTGTCTCCAGCAGCCGTTCCACCACCACGTCGACGCGCGGGTCCAACCCCGGCACCTTGGTGGACGGCAGCTTGAAGCGACCCAGCGGCAGCTCGCCGGTGAGCACCTCGTAGAGCATGACACCGAGCGAGAAGAGGTCCGCGCGCCCGTCCACGTTCTTCGCGTCGCGCCGCTGCTCCGGAGCCATGTAGTTCAGCGTGCCCATGGCCACCGCCGTCGCGGTGAGCTGCAGGCGCGTGTTCGGCCCCTGGATGCCGGCCAGCCCGAAGTCCGCCACCTTCGCGTGGCCGCGCCCGTCCAGGAGGATGTTCTCCGGCTTCAGGTCGCGGTGGATGATGCCCTTGTCGTGCGCGCACTCGATGGCGCGTGCCACCGACAGGAGGATCTTCAGCGCCCGCTCCGGCGTGAGGCCCGCCGCCATCGCCTCGCGCAGTGAGCGGCCCTCCACGTACTCCATGACGAAGAAGTAGTGCTCGCCCGCCACGCCCCGGTCGATGATCTGGATGATGTGCGGGTGGTTGAGGGCGGCCAGCGCCGTGGCCTCCTTCTCGAACCGGGTGACGAACTCCGGGTCCTTCGCCAGCCGTGGCGGCAGGAGCTTCACCGCCACCGTGCGCCCCAGCGACTGCTGCCGTGCGAGCCACACCTCGCCCATGCCGCCCCGGCCCAGCACCTCCAGCAGCTCGAAGCCCGGCAGCTCCACCTTCTTGCCCGTCAGGAACGTGCTCACGTCGTGCACGCTCACATCCGAGTGCTCGGTACCCATCCCCGTCTTCACCGATGAACGCACCACCGTCGCATCCACGGGCGCGTCCCCACCCGCGACGTCGGAGGGCAGCGCCACCCCACGCTCCGCGTCCGCGGGCGCGGCCACGCCCGGAAGCGGTAGCGCGCTCGGAGGCAGCGGCGTCTGGCCGGGGGGCTCCGCCCTCGCGACACCGGACTCCGCCACGGGCGGGGCAGGAGTCATCGCCTCACGCGAGGCAGCGTCCGACGGGGCCTGCGAGGCGACACCCGACGCGGGCGGCGCCTGCCGCGAGGCCACCACCAACGCCGGAGCAGCGACACCCGACGCGGGCGTCACCTGCCGCAAGGCCACCATCGAGGCCGGCACGGCGACACCCACCGGCTCGCCACCGGGGACGAAGGTGATGTTCTCCGCCGGGCGCGGAGCCCCGTTCGCCGCCATGCTCGAGGACTGGGCACCCGAGCCCGGCACCACCGTCACGGCAGGGCCGACGCGCGACTGCCGCTCGAAGACGCCGCTGCCGCCCGGCACCACCGTGTTGCGCAGAGCCCCTGCTCCAGCGGAGTCAGCGCGACGCACCTCGAACCGGATGCCGCAGCGGCAGGTCACCTTCTGACCGCTGACGTATACCCGGATGTCGTGTTGCGTCCCGCAGTTGGGACAGGCCTGCGTCGTCATCATGCGCGGCGCGGGGAAGCAGCGGTGGTGTATTCCACGCCATGGACGCGGTAGGTCGGGACGGCCTTCTCCTTCCCCTTCACCTGCATCGCCGGCAGGCCCTCCACGTCGAAGCCATGGCCCGCCTTGCGCACCGTGGACTCGGAGGCGAGCACCTCACCGCTCTTGGCCATGCCGCACAGGCGCGACGCCGTATTCACCGTGTCACCAATGGCGGTGAACTCGTGCCGCTCGGCGCTGCCCATGTAGCCGACAACCGCCTGGCCGGTGTTGACGCCGATGCCCACTTCAATCGGCTTCTTGCCCTCGGCCACGCGCGCCCGGTTCAGCGCTTCCACCGCGTCCTGCATCTCCAGCGCCGCGCGCAGCGCTCGCGCCGCGTCGTCAGGGTGCGACAGCGGCGGGCCCCACACGGCCATGACGCAGTCGCCAATGAACTTGTCCAGGTTCCCCTCGTAGCGGAACACCACGTCCGCCATCGCGGTGAAGAAGCCGTTGAGCATGTTCACGACTTCCTGCGGCGACTCGTTCTCCGAAATCGTCGTGAAGCCGCGGATGTCCGCGAACAGGCAGCTCACCTCGGCCAACCGGCTCTGCGCCAGGTCCTCGGCCTCGCCGGCAATCACCGCGTCCGCCACCGCCTTGGACAGGAAGCGGCTCAATTCCGCGCGAGTCACCGCCTCGTTGCGGATCTGCTCGGCCAGCACCGAGTTCTCCAGCGCGATGCCCGCCTGCGCGGCGATGCCGGAAAGGATGGTGAGGTCCTTCTCCGAGAAGGCGTTGATCTGCTGCCGGCTGTCCAGGAAGAGCACCGCCTGGATCTTGTCGTTCACCATCAGCGGCACCGCCATGGCGGAGCGGATGCCCTGCGCGACGATGCTCTCCGCCGCGGAGAAGCGCTCGTCGATGATGGCGTCCGCCGTCAGCACCGCCTTGCGCGTCTCCACCACGCGCTTGAGCACGGTGTCGGACAGCATGACGTTGACGGCCTTGCCCGTGCGGTGGTGCACCGCCGCGGGGATGAACTGGCCGTCGTCCGCCACCTTGAGGATGACGCCGTGGTCCGCCGCCAGCAGCTGGAAGGCCACCTTGAGGATCTGCTCGAACAGGCCCGTCTGGTTGCCCTGGAGGCTCACCTGCCGGTGGAACTCGTGGGCGATGCGCAGCTTCTCGTAGTCGCGCTTCAACGCCTCGATGTCCGTCACCATCTCCACGGGACGAAAGTTCTGCGGCACCTGGTCCATCTGCGCCAGGAAGGCCGGCATGGACACCGACTGCGCCACCACCGTCACCCCGGGCGCGGTGGGCGCGCTGTGGTTCACCGCCGGCTCGCCGCTGTGGAAGATGAGCCGCGAGGAGCCCAGGGCCACCTCGTCCCCGTCCCGCAGCTTCAACTCCTTCACCCGCCGGCCGTTGACGAAGGTGCCGTTGGACGAGCCCAGGTCCTTGAGGACGAAGTCCTTGCCGACACGCTCGATGATGGCGTGTTCCTTGGAGACCTCGCGGTCCACCAGCCGGAGCGTGTTGGACGGATGCCGGCCCAGGGACGTCAACGGTCCCAAGGGGAACTCACCCAGGCTGCCGTCCGCGAAGCGTCCCGTCAGGCGGGGGCCGCGGATCTGCCCGGGTTTCGGAGCGAATGGGGCGGGGGCCTGGGTCACGCGCGAATCCTCACCGGGGCGGACAGTACCAGAGCCACCCGAATACGGGGAACGCTCGACGCCGTCCCCTCGTTCCACCCGACAGCCGGAGGACTGCACGGCCGGTCAGCATCCGGCCCCCTCGACGGCCTCTCAGCGCCCATGCCCCACCCGCTCCCGGTCCGGCCCCCCCGTCCTGACGGCCAGGCCGAAGGCCGGGTAGAAGGTGACGCCACCCAGTTGCCGCTCCGCGCCAAAGAGGTTCGGCTTGCAGCTGACATAGCCGCCCGTCAGCTCGGCGAAGAGGTAGACGTACCGGTAGCCCAGGGCCATGCCCACCGTGCTGCCCACGAAGTGGCTGCCCACCGTGGCCGGAAGCGACGCGTCGAAGCCCGACACCGGCTTGCCCTGCTCGGAGTAGTCCACCAGCCGGGCGTCCAGCCGGGTGTGGCTGTAGACGTACTTGGGCGCACCATAGAGCTTGAAGATGTCACCGAAGTCCGCGCTGACGTACAGGGGGACCTCCACGTCATAGCGGCTGAAGTCGCCCATCTGCACCACCTCCAGCACGTCCAACACCGGGCTGGAGAAGAAGTGTCGGGCCGCGCCCACCCCCAGGGCCACGTCGTAGGAACGCTGGCTCGGCGCCATCCGCCCCCCTTCCGAGTCCCCGCCGTGGAACAGCAGCACCTTGGCGTCCGCCCGCAGGGAGATGCCGCTGTAGCGCAGCCCCACGTCCACCCGGTCCACCACGCCCACCCGCACCATCAGTTCCGGGTTGGCGCCCGGCGGGGCCACCATCAGCGCAACCCCCGCCGTGAGGAGCTTCTGCTGGGCCTCCTCGGTGAGCTCGTACGGCCGGCCCTCGTCCACCGCGTCCCGGGCCTCCCGGCCCTGGTCCTTGCCGGTGTCCACCACCCGGATGAGGTTGCCCACGGGGAGGAAGACGCCCATGCCCCCCGAAACCTGCACCTGCCCGGGCGCCAGCGTCCGGGCGGTCTGCATGGTGGAAAGCGTGGTGGCACAGCCGGGGGCCAGGGCGAGCGCCAGGGCGAGCAGCGGGACGGGAAGAAGCCTCATGGCGTCCGACGTTAACCCTTCCTGGCGCTCGCGCTTCAATAAGCGGGCCCACGCTGCTAAGGGGGGCCCGTGAGAATCAAACAGAAGCCCGAAGACTTCTCCGTCAAGGAGTCCTACCGTTTCGACGAAGTCGAGACGGGACGCCACCGCGTCTACCTCATGGACAAGCAGAAGCTGTCCACGTTCGACGCGGTGACCCGACTGCGGGACGCCTTCGGCCTCAAGCCCGGCGCCATCAGCTACTGCGGCCTCAAGGACAAGCAGGGCCGCACCGAGCAGATCATCGCCGTGGACGGCGCCGACGTGGACATGCAGGAGCCCGACCTGCGCCTGAAGTACCTGGGCCGCACGGACAAGCCCCTGTCCTCCGCCAACATCACCTCCAACCGCTTCTCCGTCACCGTGCGCTCGCTGAGCCCGGCGTCGCTGGGGCCCCTCAACGTCGCCACCGCCGAGGTCAACCGCCTGGGCGTGGTGAACTACTTCGACAGCCAGCGCTTCGGCTCGCTGAAGCATGGCCAGGGCTTCATCGCCAAGGACCTCATCCGCGGCGACTTCGAGGCGGCCCTGCACAACTTCCTCGCCGCCCCCTCGGAACTGGACCGCACCGAGGACGCCAAGGTGAAGGCCTTCTGGCGTGACAACTGGGGCCGCTGGGACGCGCGCGTCCCCTACGAGGGCACGCGCAAGTACCACCGCATCCTCAAGTCCCTGCGCGACCATCCGAAGGACTTCGTGCGCGCCTTCATGCAGATCGACTCGGACTACCGGGCGATGCTGCTCTTCACGTACCAGAGCTACCTCTGGAACGAGGGCGTGCGGCGCTACCTCCAGCTGCTGCTGCCGCGCGAGCAGCTCTTCCCGATGCGCTACCAGGCCGGCACGGTGCTGTTCCACCGCGACGCCAGCGCGGAGGTGATGCGCACCCTGCGCGAGGCCACCTTCCCCCTGCTCGCCCCCGACTCCACCTTCAGCGACCCGAAGGTGGAGGAGGCCGTCACCTGGGTGCTGGGCAAGGAGAAGCTCAAGCTCTCGGACCTGCGCATCGAGGAGGAGCCGCGCCGGCTCTACTTCAAGCACGAGGAGCGGCCGCTGCTCGTCTTCCCGCACAAGCTCGTCGTCGGCCGCACGCAGGCCGACGACATCAACCGCGGGGAGGTGAAGGTCAACGTCGCCTTCACCCTGCCGCCGGGCGCGTACGCCACCCTCGTCATCAAGCGCCTCTTCCACTTCGAGTACACCGAGGACACCCCGGAGGTCATCCGCGCCTCCCAACGCCCGCGCTTCGTGGAGATGGAGCAGGCCGCGAGTGACGGCGAGCGCGAGGAGCGGGGCTCGGCGCCTCGTGGCCGAGCGCGCACGCCCGCCGGACGTGACGAGCGCCCGGCCCCGCGTGGCCGCGCGTCCACGGACCGCGAGGCCCGGGGCCCGTCGGACTCCCGTCGCCGGGGGACTGAAGGCCGCGAGCCGCGCGCCACGGAAGGGCCGTCCCGCCACCGCGACCTGGCCACCCAGAAGCAGGCGGCCGAGCAGCCGAAGGAGGCCCCGGTGCCCGTGGGCTTCCGCGAGCACCAGCGGCAGCGAAAGGCCGCTCGCGAGGTGGCCCGAGCCGAAACGGCCGCCAAGCAAGCGGCCAAGGGCCCGAAATCACGGAAGAAATAGAGATGTCACAGCCGGACGCAATGGGCGGACGGGCACGCCGTAGACCAAGGCGTGAACGCTCTTGCCCTCGACGACGTGCCCGGGTCGCTCGCCCATGCCATCGGGATGCTGATGGCTGAGGAGGCTCCCCCGCTTCCCTGGAAGGCGGACGTGCAGGCCGCCCGCCGTGGTGACCCGTCCGCTTTCGAGTCCCTCGTCCGCAGCGTGCAGCGCCCGGTGTACGGCCTGGCGCTGCGGCTGTTGCAGCGCGAGGCCGAGGCCGCGGAGGTGGCGCAGGAGGCCCTGCTGCGCGCCTACCAGAACCTGCACCGCTACGACGACTCGCGCCCGTTCGACCTCTGGGTGCTCGCGATTACGCGCAACCTCTGCCTGGACCTGCTCCGCCGCCGCACCAAGGTGAAGACGGAGGAGCTGGAGCCCATGAAGGAGGTGCTCCCCAGCGGCGACGTGTCGCAGGAGGACCGCGCCATCGCCACCGAGGAGCGTCAGTCGCTCGAGGAGGCCATGGCCACCCTGTCCGCCGAGGACCGGGAAGTGCTCGCGCTCTACTACGTCCAGAAGCGCACGACGAAGGAGATCGCCCAGGTCATGGGGTGCGCTCCCGGCACCATCATGGCCCGCCTGTTCCGTGCCCGCGAGAAGCTCCGCAAGAAGATGACCCCCGCCCCCGAGGAGGCTGCCCGATGACTCCGCACCTGTGCCCGGACCTGGAAGTCCTCTTCGCGGAGCTGGAGGAAGGCGAAGGCGCCGCCCTGGACCATGCGGCCGAGTGCGAGGCGTGCAGCGCCGTCCTCGAAGAGCACCGGCTGATGGAGAGCGACCTGTACCGGCTGGCGGATCCGCTCCCGCCACCCACGCTGGTGGCGAGCGTCATGGCCCGGGTGGCCGCCGAGCCCATCCCCCAGCGGCGCGAGGTCTGGTCCGGCGTCGCCATCCTGCTCACCTCGCTGCTGGGGGGGCTGGGCTACCTCCTGATGAACGACCAGGCGCTCGGCCGCCTCGGCACCGGCATCGCCTCCATCGTGGTGGAGGGACGGCCCTTCGCCGAGGGCATCCTCAGCGGGGCCCACGCGCTGTGGTCCACCGCGGGGCTCGCGGTGGCCACCACCCTCGCCCTCCTCCTCCTGACGTCCCTGTTGGGCCTGAAGCGACTCGCGGGCAACGTTCCCACCCCCTCCGAAGCCTGAGCGAACCATGAAGATCTCCCCTCGAATCCTTCTTCCTGCTCTGCTCCTCGGCGCTCCCCTCGCGCTCGGCGCGGAGACCGCCACCGCCCCCCAGGCCGTCAGCGCGCCGGCCGACCGCACCATCGACGTCAGCTTCCGCGGCAGCCTGCGCGACGCGCTGAAGACCATCGCCGACAAGGGCGGCCTCAACCTCGTCGTCACCGGCGACCTGGACACGCCCGCCGAGGTGCACCTGCGCGGCGTCACCGCGAACCAGGCCCTGCGCACCGTGGCCCGCGCCTACTCGCTGCGCCTGGAGCAGGACGGCTCCATCTTCACCCTGCGTCCCATGACGGCGAAGGAGAAGGACGCGGCCGCCTCGAGTGACAGCGCCCCCGCCGAGGCTCCGGCGGCTCCCGAGGCCCCTCAGGCCGCCGCCGCGCCCGCGGCCCCGACGCCGCCGGTGCCACCCATTCCCTCCGAGGAGGATGCGGAGGAGATGCAGGACGCACAGGAGGAGGCGCAGGCGGCGGCGCAGGCGGCGCGGGAGGAAACGCGCGAGCAGATGGACCGGGCTCGCGAGGAGATGCACAAGACGCGCGAGCAGCTGCGACGCAACCGCCGGGGCGGCCGCGACGTGGTGGCGCGGGGCCAGTCCCTCGAGGTGAAGGAGGGGCAGGACGTCGAGAGCGCGGTGGTGTACGGCGGCAACCTGGTGGTGAAGGGCCACGTGGAGGATGACGCCGTGGCCTTCGGCGGCAACCTGGAGATTCATGGCCACGTGGAGGGAGACGCGCACGCCTTCGGCGGCAACGTCATCCTCGGGCCGGACGCTCGCGTGGACGGCGACGTGTCCTCCTTCGGCGGCACCGTGGAGCGCGCGGATGGCGCCGAGGTGGAGGGCAGCGTGGAGACCTTCGGCGGCGCCGGCATCGGCCGCCTGGTGGCCGGTGAAATCAAGAACGGGATGCGCGAGGCCCGCCACGAGGGCCACCATGACCACGACGCCGACGACGGCGACGAGGACAACGACGGTGGCGGGCTGGCCGGCTTCATCCTCACCTTCGCGGTGCTCTTCGGTCTGGGCTTCCTGGGGCAGATGTTCTTCCCGGCACGCATGAAGCAGCTCGGTGACGAGGTCCGCCGCAAGCCCGTGCAGACGGGGCTCACCGGCTTCCTCGGCCTGCTGGCCATGGTTCCCCTGACGGTGGTGCTGTGCATCACCATCATCGGCATCCCCGCGGCGCTGGTGCTCTGGATGGCGGCTCCCCTCGCGGCGGCGCTGGGCTACGCGGCGGTGGCGAGCGAGCTGGGCACGCACCTGCCGCTGCTGCGCGGCCGCAAGACGCAGGCGGTGGTGCTGGCCCTGGGGCTGCTGGTGCTGATGGTGGTGGGCGCAATCCCCGTGCTGGGCGTCATCGTCTCCCTCCTCATCGTCCTGATGGCGCTGGGCGCGGTCATCCGCACCCGGTTCGGCAACAACCGCCCGCGCGGCATGCCCGAGCCCCTCATCAACTCCACCGAGCAGCCCGTGTAACGGGGCCGTGCCGGGCAGCCTGCCCGGCCGCTCACTTCTTCGGGGACTGCTCGCGAGGCCCACACGGCCCGTGACGGTCCCCGAGGTGTTTTCAGGGCCCTCGCCTCGCGAACGCCCCAAGAGAAGCTCGCGCGTCCCATCACCGGCACTGTCGGCTGACGCGCATGGCCATGGTGCGTCATGCACTGAGAGGCTTTGACCCCCCGGGCGCGGTGCGCCATTTTGGGCGCCCCATGCGACGCCTCCCAGACGCACCCCCGCGCGGTAGGGCCATCACCGTGGACCTCGATGGCGAGAGCATCCCCGCCATCGAAGGTGAGCCGGTGGCGTGCTCCCTCGTCGCCGCGGACGAGCCCGTCCTCGCCCGTTCCATCAAGTACCACCGGCCCCGGAGCCCGTACTGCTTCGCCGCCGCCTGCTCCCACTGCCTGATGCGGGTGGACGGCATGCCCAATGTCTACACGTGCCGCACGCCCGCGCGGGACGGCATGCGGCTGGAGCGGCAGAACGCGTATCCCTCCGCGAAGGTGGACGTCTTCGAGACCATCGACTGGTTCTTCCCCAAGGGCCTGGACCACCACGAGATGTTCGCTGGCGTGCCGGTGGCCGAGCAGGTGATGGCCAAGGTGGCGCGGCAGCTCGCGGGGCTCGGCCTGCTGCCGAAGGAAGAAGGCCCCGTCACCCCTCCGGCCCGCACGCTGCGCACGCGCGTGGCGGTGGTGGGCGGCGGCGCGGCGGGACTCGGCGCGGCGCGGGTGCTCGCCGACAAGGGCGTGCCCTTCCTCCTCTTCGAGCGGGATGACCACCTGGGCGGACGCCTGGCCCACGGCGTGCCGGAGCAGGACGGGCCCGAGGTGCAGGACGCCGCCACGTTCCCCAAGGGGAGCATCCTCACCCGCGCGACGGTGCTGGGCCTGTATGACGACGAGGCCGGGCGCTACCTCGCGGTGGGCGCGCTGGAGCCGGAGGGCCCGCGGCTGTTGAAGGTCTACGCGGAGCGCTTCCTGCTCGCGCCGGGCGGCCACCCGCCGATGGTGCCCTTCGAGAACAACGATCTGCCCGGTGTGTACGCGGGCCGCGCGGCCAGCCTGCTCCTGCGCCGCTATGACATGGCGCCGGAGATGGCGGCACTGGTGGGCTGGGGCCCGGAGCTGCACGCGCTGGTGAAGCTGCTGCAGGAGCGCGGCGTGAGGGTGACGGCGGTGGTGGACCTGAAGGGCCCGCTGCCGAAGGACGCCCACCCGCTGGCGGTGCTGGGCTCGGAGCCGAAGGCGCACGGGCTGCGACGGGTGAGCGCGTTCAGCTACACGCAGGCGGGCGGCGGCAGGAAGAAGGTGTCCTGTGACGCCGTGCTGGTGTCGGTGCCCGTCAGCCCCAGCTTCGAGCTGGCGCGTCAGGGCGGCGCGAAGGTGACGTTCGACGCGGGCCTCGGCCTCTTCGTGGTGGAGGCGGACGCGGACGGGCGCACGCAGGCAACGGACGTGTTCGCCGCCGGGGACCTCACCGGGGGCGGCACCGCGAGGGAAGCGGAGGCCGCCGGCCGCCGCACGGCCGAGGCGCTGGTGGGAGGGCTGTCATGAGCAAGGCGATGGTCTGTTCGTGCGAGGACGTCACCGTCGACGACGTCAAGCACGCGGTGTCCCGCGGCTTCTGCGACGTGGAGTCGGTGAAGCGCTACACCGGCTTCGGCACCGGCATCTGCCAGGGCAAGAGCTGCCTGGCCGCGGTGGCCTCGCTGCTGGAGAAGGAGAAGGCCCTGAAGCCCGCGGCCGTGGTGCCCTTCACCCCGCGCCCGCCGCTCTACCCCACCGAACTGCGGCTGCTCGCCTCCGCTCCGGTGGACATGTCCGTGCCGCCCGTGGGCGGCGTGCCCCAGGAGGTGGACGCCTTCCCGTCTTCGCTCCGGCCGGAAGGGCCGGTGCCCGAGAAGGCGAAGGTGGTCATCATCGGCGGCGGCATCATGGGCCTCGCGCTGGCGTACAACCTGGCCTGCGAGGGCGAGACGGACGTGGTGGTGCTGGAGCGTGGCTACCTCTGCGCGGGCGCGTCCGGCCGCAACGGCGGCGGCGTGCGCATGCAGTGGGGCACCCCGGCGCTCGTCGAGCTGGCCAAGCGCTCCATCGACCTGATGAAGAGCTTCGCGAGAGACCTCGGCATCAACGTGTGGCTGCGCCAGGGCGGCTACATCTTCCTCGCGAAGACGAAGCCGGTGGCGGAGCGGTTGGACCGCAACGCGGCGCTGCACAACAAGTTCGGCGTGCCCACCCGCATCATCAGCGCGGACGAGGCGCGCGAAATCGTCCCCGGCCTCACGATGAAGGACTGCCTGACGGCGTCCTACAACCCGGAGGACGGCGTCATCTTCCCCTGGCCCTTCCTCTGGGGCTACGCGCAGGGCTGCAAGAAGAAGGGCGTCCGCGTGGAGACGTACACGGACGTCACCGGCTTCGAGACGAGCAACGGACAGGTGCGCAAGGTGAAGACCACGCGCGGCGACATCGCCTGCGACACCGTGGTGCTGGCCGCGGGCGCGTGGAGCCCGGAGATCGCGAAGCTGGTGGACGTGCAGCTCCCCAACGTGCCGCACCGCCACGAAATCCTCAGCACCGAGCCCCTCAAGCCCTTCCTCGGGCCGCTCGTCTCCG contains these protein-coding regions:
- a CDS encoding FAD-dependent oxidoreductase, whose amino-acid sequence is MSKAMVCSCEDVTVDDVKHAVSRGFCDVESVKRYTGFGTGICQGKSCLAAVASLLEKEKALKPAAVVPFTPRPPLYPTELRLLASAPVDMSVPPVGGVPQEVDAFPSSLRPEGPVPEKAKVVIIGGGIMGLALAYNLACEGETDVVVLERGYLCAGASGRNGGGVRMQWGTPALVELAKRSIDLMKSFARDLGINVWLRQGGYIFLAKTKPVAERLDRNAALHNKFGVPTRIISADEAREIVPGLTMKDCLTASYNPEDGVIFPWPFLWGYAQGCKKKGVRVETYTDVTGFETSNGQVRKVKTTRGDIACDTVVLAAGAWSPEIAKLVDVQLPNVPHRHEILSTEPLKPFLGPLVSVLDTGLYFSQSMRGEIVGGMGDPLEPAGLNMGSTLRFVTRFAQALMEQLPQVGHVKVLRQWAGCYDVTPDNNPVLGRTPGLDNLLQMSGFVGHGFMMAPAVAERMAKWMATGESDELFTRFGLRRFSEGTLEREDMIIG
- a CDS encoding adenylate/guanylate cyclase domain-containing protein; protein product: MTQAPAPFAPKPGQIRGPRLTGRFADGSLGEFPLGPLTSLGRHPSNTLRLVDREVSKEHAIIERVGKDFVLKDLGSSNGTFVNGRRVKELKLRDGDEVALGSSRLIFHSGEPAVNHSAPTAPGVTVVAQSVSMPAFLAQMDQVPQNFRPVEMVTDIEALKRDYEKLRIAHEFHRQVSLQGNQTGLFEQILKVAFQLLAADHGVILKVADDGQFIPAAVHHRTGKAVNVMLSDTVLKRVVETRKAVLTADAIIDERFSAAESIVAQGIRSAMAVPLMVNDKIQAVLFLDSRQQINAFSEKDLTILSGIAAQAGIALENSVLAEQIRNEAVTRAELSRFLSKAVADAVIAGEAEDLAQSRLAEVSCLFADIRGFTTISENESPQEVVNMLNGFFTAMADVVFRYEGNLDKFIGDCVMAVWGPPLSHPDDAARALRAALEMQDAVEALNRARVAEGKKPIEVGIGVNTGQAVVGYMGSAERHEFTAIGDTVNTASRLCGMAKSGEVLASESTVRKAGHGFDVEGLPAMQVKGKEKAVPTYRVHGVEYTTAASPRRA
- a CDS encoding RNA polymerase sigma factor; amino-acid sequence: MAEEAPPLPWKADVQAARRGDPSAFESLVRSVQRPVYGLALRLLQREAEAAEVAQEALLRAYQNLHRYDDSRPFDLWVLAITRNLCLDLLRRRTKVKTEELEPMKEVLPSGDVSQEDRAIATEERQSLEEAMATLSAEDREVLALYYVQKRTTKEIAQVMGCAPGTIMARLFRAREKLRKKMTPAPEEAAR
- a CDS encoding 2Fe-2S iron-sulfur cluster-binding protein; this encodes MRRLPDAPPRGRAITVDLDGESIPAIEGEPVACSLVAADEPVLARSIKYHRPRSPYCFAAACSHCLMRVDGMPNVYTCRTPARDGMRLERQNAYPSAKVDVFETIDWFFPKGLDHHEMFAGVPVAEQVMAKVARQLAGLGLLPKEEGPVTPPARTLRTRVAVVGGGAAGLGAARVLADKGVPFLLFERDDHLGGRLAHGVPEQDGPEVQDAATFPKGSILTRATVLGLYDDEAGRYLAVGALEPEGPRLLKVYAERFLLAPGGHPPMVPFENNDLPGVYAGRAASLLLRRYDMAPEMAALVGWGPELHALVKLLQERGVRVTAVVDLKGPLPKDAHPLAVLGSEPKAHGLRRVSAFSYTQAGGGRKKVSCDAVLVSVPVSPSFELARQGGAKVTFDAGLGLFVVEADADGRTQATDVFAAGDLTGGGTAREAEAAGRRTAEALVGGLS
- a CDS encoding protein kinase domain-containing protein, with product MMTTQACPNCGTQHDIRVYVSGQKVTCRCGIRFEVRRADSAGAGALRNTVVPGGSGVFERQSRVGPAVTVVPGSGAQSSSMAANGAPRPAENITFVPGGEPVGVAVPASMVALRQVTPASGVAAPALVVASRQAPPASGVASQAPSDAASREAMTPAPPVAESGVARAEPPGQTPLPPSALPLPGVAAPADAERGVALPSDVAGGDAPVDATVVRSSVKTGMGTEHSDVSVHDVSTFLTGKKVELPGFELLEVLGRGGMGEVWLARQQSLGRTVAVKLLPPRLAKDPEFVTRFEKEATALAALNHPHIIQIIDRGVAGEHYFFVMEYVEGRSLREAMAAGLTPERALKILLSVARAIECAHDKGIIHRDLKPENILLDGRGHAKVADFGLAGIQGPNTRLQLTATAVAMGTLNYMAPEQRRDAKNVDGRADLFSLGVMLYEVLTGELPLGRFKLPSTKVPGLDPRVDVVVERLLETEPEARYATAGELCAAMEAMISNSSAPGMSEGEVEGRVVPAVARSRSHLSRRVKMGWRRVRAGLSVVGGLALLGFAVREFVGPMSLHLGKDDRVVIGTNGVQVAAGEKHWPPNTYGEVFASVNLVDAAKPGGPLRFEVGFDKGEEEINVHSGQWRLVDGQLQAIQGGKESDGQRLVPRAYVAHRYFSINDFRAEVLMNVKPLGKQYPEEPEAQHYGELAFRIKDLQVSAFAIPGAGMRLAWRYFTDDGQEVVGNSALDTENLVEDEMPLPAHGPYLVRLQMQRMKNGGVLVEAFLNNDRFARKLLPELEDRVGKVALGCRNLECSFDDLKVKGVLEARPKRKVAQGAGGAE
- the truD gene encoding tRNA pseudouridine(13) synthase TruD encodes the protein MRIKQKPEDFSVKESYRFDEVETGRHRVYLMDKQKLSTFDAVTRLRDAFGLKPGAISYCGLKDKQGRTEQIIAVDGADVDMQEPDLRLKYLGRTDKPLSSANITSNRFSVTVRSLSPASLGPLNVATAEVNRLGVVNYFDSQRFGSLKHGQGFIAKDLIRGDFEAALHNFLAAPSELDRTEDAKVKAFWRDNWGRWDARVPYEGTRKYHRILKSLRDHPKDFVRAFMQIDSDYRAMLLFTYQSYLWNEGVRRYLQLLLPREQLFPMRYQAGTVLFHRDASAEVMRTLREATFPLLAPDSTFSDPKVEEAVTWVLGKEKLKLSDLRIEEEPRRLYFKHEERPLLVFPHKLVVGRTQADDINRGEVKVNVAFTLPPGAYATLVIKRLFHFEYTEDTPEVIRASQRPRFVEMEQAASDGEREERGSAPRGRARTPAGRDERPAPRGRASTDREARGPSDSRRRGTEGREPRATEGPSRHRDLATQKQAAEQPKEAPVPVGFREHQRQRKAAREVARAETAAKQAAKGPKSRKK